In a genomic window of Macaca nemestrina isolate mMacNem1 chromosome 18, mMacNem.hap1, whole genome shotgun sequence:
- the LOC105494078 gene encoding calpain small subunit 2, which produces MFLAKALLEGADRGLGEALGGLFGGGGQRREGGGRNIGGIVGGIVNFISEAAAAQYTPEPPPIQQHFTNVEASESEEVRRFRQQFTQLAGPDMEVGATDLMNILNKVLSKHKDLKTDGFSLDTCRSIVSVMDSDTTGKLGFEEFKYLWNNIKKWQCVYKQYDRDHSGSLGSSQLRGALQAAGFQLNEQLYQMIVRRYANEDGDMDFNNFISCLVRLDAMFRAFKSLDRDRDGLIQVSIKEWLQLTMYS; this is translated from the coding sequence ATGTTTCTTGCAAAGGCTCTATTGGAAGGAGCAGATCGAGGTCTTGGAGAAGCTCTTGGAGGCCTCTTTGGAGGAGGTGgtcagagaagagaaggaggaggaagaaatatTGGAGGGATAGTTGGAGGAATTGTGAATTTTATCAGTGAGGCTGCAGCGGCTCAGTATACTCCAGAACCGCCTCCTATTCAACAGCATTTCACCAATGTGGAGGCCTCAGAAAGTGAGGAAGTTAGGCGATTTCGGCAACAATTTACACAGCTGGCTGGACCAGATATGGAGGTGGGTGCCACTGACCTGATGAATATTCTCAACAAAGTCCTTTCTAAGCACAAGGATCTGAAGACCGACGGTTTTAGTCTTGACACCTGCCGGAGCATTGTATCTGTCATGGACAGTGACACGACTGGGAAGCTGGGCTTTGAAGAATTTAAGTATCTATGGAACAACATCAAGAAATGGCAGTGTGTTTATAAGCAGTATGACAGGGACCATTCTGGGTCTCTGGGAAGTTCTCAGCTGCGGGGAGCTCTGCAGGCTGCAGGCTTCCAGCTAAATGAACAACTTTACCAAATGATTGTCCGCCGGTATGCTAATGAAGATGGAGATATGGATTTTAACAATTTCATCAGCTGTTTGGTCCGCCTGGATGCCATGTTTCGTGCCTTCAAGTCTCTGGACAGAGATAGAGATGGCCTGATTCAAGTGTCTATCAAAGAGTGGCTGCAGTTGACCATGTATTCCTGA